The Diceros bicornis minor isolate mBicDic1 chromosome 19, mDicBic1.mat.cur, whole genome shotgun sequence genome contains the following window.
TGAGGACAAGAAGGCGCTGCTGAACCACCAGCTGTCCCACGTCAGTGACAAGCCCTTCAAGTGCAGCTTTTGCCCCTATCGCACCTTTCGTGAGGACTTTCTGCTGTCCCATGTGGCCGTCAAGCACACAGGTCAGGCCAGCCTGACCCCCCGCCCCCATGCCCCCGGTCGGaggcctggctcctttctgttcCTCCCCCCGGCAGCCCCAGCTGTGGGAGCATCTGGAGCCTTTCAGTTGTCCGGGAATCCCTCTGGGGCTGTTCACCCTCCAGCCTCAGCTCAGATTCCAGCTTCTCTGCAGGTGGCCCTGGgcctcccttgctctctctgaGCCTTCTCTAGCCATGAAGTGGGGGAGTCAGAAAGCCCTACCTTGTGGTTGTTACATGAGTGAGTGCCGTTAGTTCCCGGAGCCCTGTCTGTGCGGGGTGCTGGGACTGGACGCGGCGCTTGGATAGCCCCGCCCTTGGCCGATGAAGCGGCAGGGGCAGCGACATGTGCTTGGCCCACGGAAGGCCTCAAACAGACGttggttctctctcttccttggggCCCAGCCCTCTGATCGGCACACTAGGGGAGATTAGAGACAGGGAGCCCGGGGCGCCCTTAGCCCGATTCCTGTCTGCCTGGGGGGAGATGAGTCATAAGAGGATTGTGTGGTCTTGTGACCTTGGAAACAGGTGCTCACAGGAAGGCTGTGGGTGCGGAGGGCCGACCTGCTTCATTTCTGCCCCGGCCCAGCGGAAGGGACACCGGCACGCATTTGCCTGAGCCTGGGAATGACTCCCTGGGGGCGAGTCAGTGCAGAGGTCCTTGGGGTGgcggaaggcttcctggagggggcGGGCGAGAGGTGGGCAGGTGCAAGCGTCCACTCGTGTGCCTGCAGGGGCCAAGCCCTTTGCCTGCGAGTACTGCCACTTCAGCACGCGGCACAAGAAGAATCTGCGCCTGCACGTGCGGTGCCGACACGCCAGCAGCTTCGAGGAGTGGGGGCGGCGCCACCCCGAGGAGCCCCCCTCCCGCCGCCGCCCCTTCTTCTCGACGCAGCAGATCGAGGAGCTGAAGCAGCAGCACAGTGCTGCCCCCGGACCACCCCCCAGCTCCGCAGGACCTCCCGAGGTGAGCTCAGCTAAGCAGGCAGCAGacagcaggggctggggagcaCGGGCCGGGGTGGCAGTGTGGCGTCACCTCTCCCAGCCCAAGCGTTCTCATTTGCACGTTAGGGACAATAGAATGACCCTTGCCTTTCTGGATTGTGGTAAAGAGCAGCTGAGGTCACAGATATGCCAGCCCTAAGTGCAGAGTAGGGTGGCTCTCCAGTGCCAGTAATGGAGAATGGAAATATCAGTAGCTTAATTGTGATAATAGTTTATTATTTTCTCATATGAAAGAAGTCCAAAGGTCAGCGGTCCAGGGTTTGTGTAGTGGCTCCATGTCAGTCATCGGGGACCAAGCTCTCTCAGTTATTTTTTCCCAGCCATCCTAGGCATATGACTTCCATCTTTGTGGTTGCCTCATGGTCTAGTGTAGCTGCAGGAGCTCCAGCCTTTCTAGCCACATCCCAGGCAAGAAGCTAGGAGAAGGGTAAAAAGGATGCCTGCCATCTATCCATCTCTCTTCCTCGATAACTTTACCAGAAGCTCCTGCTTAGCCACATGGCCACACTTTACCTAGCTacaagggaggctgagaaataCAGTCTGGTAGCTGAGTACGTtgcctccccccacccaccccgaAAGATGGACCGCTGCTCTGGAGTCAGCCAGTTTTGTGTTCAGGTCCCAGTCCTGCTACTCACTAGCTGTGGGATCTTAGGCCAGGTAGTTCACCTCGAGCCTCAATCAATTCATTTGTGGCTTTGAGCTGGAAAATACCTTGAAAAGTGGTTGTGAAGATGAAACAAGCCAACAGATgtaaagtgcctgacacataggagGTGCTTGGTAAATGGCACTTGAAGCTGAGCAGCCCCCTCAGGCATGGCCATATCCCCATGCCACAGAtgcccccagaggcagcaccttTCCAGTCACCTGAACCCCCCTCACTGCTCTGTTCTGACACGCTGGGTGGCGCCACCATCATCTACCAGCAAGGTGAGCTCTGAGGGACTGTGGGAGCCCAGGGTGCTGGGCAGGGTCAGGACTCATGCCGGTGGGGGCTGAAGGATGGGGAGGGTGGCGTTGCTTGCCAGTTTTCCAGCCCTTCCTAAGGCTCAGGTCCCACCCGACCCAGGAGCTGAGGAGTCAACTGCGATGGCCACGCAGACAGCCTTGGATCTGCTGCTGAACATGAGCGCTCAGCGGGAGCTGGGGGGCACAGCCCTGCAGGTGAGCCACCTGGGGACCTCCTCCCCTGCCCAGTGACCTTAGGTGCCCAGCTCTGCACTGGACACTGGGAGTAGAGGAAAGCGATGAATCAGAcatgccctgccctcagggagctcccaGTTGGGGGGGCGGGGTGCAGATCCACTAAAATCCAGGGGGCAGACGCAGAGGAGGGGGACCAGCTGTGCCAAGGAGGTCAGAGGATCTCTCACTGCACTCTCCAGGGTCGCCAGAGATCTCTGCCATGCTGAGTGGTATGCAACGCCTCCGTGGCTTCTGGGGCCCTGTTCTCAGTTGGTTTTCCTCTAGCTCTGTGGCCATCCTGTGCCTGTGGATCTGAACTGGCTTCCTGTCTAGCCTAGTGCCCTCATTCCATGACACTTCCTCCAGCCTGAAGACTGCCAGGCTCTCTCCAGCTCAGGCGTCTCTCTCCTTCCATGCCCCTCAAGCCCAGCACACCCTCCCCTGAGTCCATCATCTTTACTGCTCCTCCTCCACCCAGCCGCCTGGGGTCACCGTCaaacctccctccccctccccctgcgcATCCCTGCGCTTCTCCAAGGCAGGGAGAAGCTTGTGAGCGCCTCCTGTCTCCCAGCCTCTTGAAaaggtgtgtgtgtttgagatCATAAATTCCAAGAACTTGGAGCAGTAACAtgctgctgggggctggggacagAGAAAACTCCATGGGGGAGGGAGCCTGGGATTGCACCTGGAAGTCTTCATCGTATTTAGTTTGTGGCATTTGGGGTTGTATGgaagttttagttttttttcttttcttcttttttgtgaggaagattagccctgagctaacatccatgccaatcctcctttttttgctgaggaagaccggccctgtgctaacatctgttgctagtcctcgtccttttcttctccctttttctccccaaagccccagtagatagttgtatgtcatagttgcacatcctgctagttgctgtatgtgggacgcggcctcagcacggccagagaagcggtacatcggtgcccgcccgggatccgaacccgagccgccagcagcggagcgcgcgcacttaaccgctaagccacagggccagcccctacattttTAGTTAAATGTACCATTGTTTGTAGTTTTTGCCTTTGGTATCATCCCTAGAAAGGCCTCCTTCACCCCAAGGTTATATAAacattcatttgtattttcttcttagagtttcatttttttacacTTAAATCTTTACTtcacctggaatttatttttggcGTGTGGAGAATGGTATGGggattaagtttattttttttccaaaagttgTCCAACGCAGTATATTGAATAATCTTCCCCAGTGGTTCGAAAGGTCCCCTTGTTCATGTACTGGGTTCCCACATGTGTCGGAGTCTGTTTGTAGACaagttctattctattgatctgtctgCTGTTTTCATACCAGTATCAtgcattttggggttttttttttcctgattacaaAAACATATgcttgtggggccagccctgtggcgtagcagttaagcgcgtgcgctctgctgctggccgcctgggttcagatcccaggcgcgcaccgatgcaccactggtcaagccgtgctgtggcagcgtcccatataaagtggaggaggatgggcacagatgttagcccagggccagtcttcctcagcaaaaaaggggaggattggcatcagatgttagctcagggcctcaccaaaaaaaaaaaaaaaaaaaagcttgtaaaaaatcaaaatgaacatTAAGAAATGTTCTATACAGAAAGTGAAAGTAACATTCCTCCCCTCCTTCAGATAACCACCGTTAACAGATTAGTAGCGTTTCTCCAGTTCTGTCCATGTGCACACTAACACAGAGACCTTTTGTTCCTTAAAAAGTAGGATCTTACCGTTCATGCTCATTGACAGCCTACCTTTTCTTCACTCAGCAGTGAGCCAGGGCCTGGCCAGCACAGACCGACCTCCTCCCCCTTAGTATCTCTGTACCACATCTCCACTTCATTCCTTCATGTAGATGTTCTCAAGTTTATTTAATCAGTCCTTTATgcgttgggttgtttccagtttttaattAAGGCAGTGCTTCCATCCACATATATTTTCAGGTGCTCGTAAAcatttttttagttaaaaaaaatgccTCCTGGAAGTAGAATTGGTGGATCCGAAGGTATGAAGGCAAGCCTCATAAAAAGATATGTCAATTTATATGACCACCACTGGAATATATTTCCCTACACTCTTGCCAACACTGGTGTCGTTTGtctttataaatctcttccaTGTGACAGAGCATATTTCATGgtcttaatttataattttgtgaTCACATATGAGATTGAGCTTCTTGCTGTATGTTCCTAGACCATTTGGTTTCTTCTCTGACTTACCTCTGTGtgttctgtatttatttttctgttattattattgctttgcgAGAGCTCTTTGTATATGAGGGAAGTCCACCTTTCATTTCATATGAATTAACATACCCAccccatttctttgttttctgatttcattttatgGTTTGTTTCGCTGTCGGTTTTAGCATCTTTTTCTCTTATGATTAGAAATATCTTCCCACCCCAGGATTATAAAAATACTTATCCACATTTTCTGTTAATATGTTTAGAGTTTCATTTATTACATTTTCGTCTTTAATCCACTTGAAGCAGACTTGGGACTAAAGTGTGAGGTCAAGCTCTGACTTGTTTTTCTTAAACAGTTTGCCACTTGTCCCTCTACCCCAAGATTTCTCAGCCTTGGCGCTTTGGGCCAGATGATTCTCtgctgtggggctgtcctgtgcattgtgggatgtttagcagcatcctgcCCTCTACCCcctggatgccagtagcaccccaccCCCAACGGTAACAACCAGAAAATGTTGCCAGACATTGCCCAATGCCCCTGGGGGCCAGTATCACTCTACCCTATTCTTGTGTGGTCTATTTAGAGTGCATCTTAGAAAGAACACACAGTTAGGGTTGTGCAAACGAGCGTGGCTGAGCTGTGAGGCCCTGAGGTAGAGAAGGGCCTTAAACCCCAGCTCCTCCGCAACAGACCCTGCTCATAACGCCCCCTGGTGCTGTTGTTGCAGGTGGCCGTGGTGAAGTCGGAGGATGTGGAAGCACAGTTagcctcccctgctgggcagcccTCCTCAGCAGGTGCTCCACAAGTGGTCACCCTCCACGTGGCAGAGCCGGGGGGCAATGTGGCAGCTGAAAGCCAGCTGGGCCCCCCTGACCTACGGCAGATCACTCTGGCACCCGGTCCATTTGGTGGGGCTGGCTACAGTGTCATCACGGCACCCCCTGTGGAGGAGGGGACATCAGCTCCTGGCACACCTTACAGGTGAGACCTGCCGCCTGCAAGGCCCCCTTCAGCTGTTTGTAGGCGTGCTGGGAGTCAGATGAGGACCTTGCCCACCAGAGCCTAGTTGGCAGGAGGCAAAATTCTAATACATGTGAAGTGATGGGGCCGTAGGAAAGTCGTAGCCTTCTTAGGAGGTCAGGAGCTACTATTTTTTGGCCACTTAGATGTTCCAGGCACTTGACGTTCATGAACTCACCTAAACCATTCCTGTGAGATCCACatttccctcattttacaaatgaggcagTAGGCCTGGGAGAtttagtaacttgcctgaggtcagacGTGCAATAGGCGGGAATTTGAACCCTGGTCCCTTTGGTTTCCAAAGCCCATGTGCTATTTGTTCTGGATGATCCCTGAGGGGTTTCCAGCTCTGACCTTCGGACGAGCTCAGGCTCCTTGCCGGCATTGGAGGCCCGGCAGCTCCACTTCACTTCCTCTGCACTGACCGAGTTTGGGGCAGAAATGTTTACATTGTGTATGTTTACTGAGCCCCTGCGCCATCTGAGGAAGCCCTGAATCCAGGTGTTGAGCTGGGATGGGAGTCAGGATCCCTGGGCCAGCACCCAGACAGCCCAGTCTCTCGGCATCTGCCCTCTCCTCTTGGGCTGCGGGTGCTTGTCAGCCCTGTCTCCCCCACTGGTCCTCTTCTCCTGCCCCACTTGCCCAGACCTGGGCTGGACCCCTGGTGCCCTTCACCTCACCGCCCCCCCCATCCCCATCAAGGGGGCAGGGATTAACACATGTGAGCAAGATGATACGCTGGACACGTGGTCCCCACTTACAGAAGAGAGAGTGGAGGTTCAGCTGATAAAGGGCGGGTCCACTTGTGGCAGTCACCTCTCAGTTGATGACTTTCTTGGGGAAGGGGACTCTTGTGGCCCTCCATACCCTCCCAGAGCCCTACCTcacccttcccctcctctctgcccacAGCGAGGAGCCCCCAGGGGAGGCAGCCCAAGCAGTGGTTGTGAGCGACTCCCTGAAAGAAGGTGGCACCCACTACATCATGGCAGCTGATGGGACCCAGCTGCACCACATTGAAGTGAGACTTAGGGTAGTGAGCCCCTACCCCTTTTCcctgctttccttctcttcctcctcagtaCCTCATGCTCCTCGATCCCATCTCTCCACAGCTGACTGCAGATGGCTCCATCTCCTTCCCAAGTCCAGAAACCCTGGCCTCCGGAGCCAAGTGGCCCCTGCTGCAGTGTGGGGGGCTGCCCAGAGACGGCCCTGAGCTTCCATGTCCAGCTAGGACCCACCGGCTGGGGGACCCCCGGGGCTCTGCCTCCCCACCTCCTACAGCTAGCAAAGCCCTGGGCCGGGTAGTGTCCCCCTCGCCACCTTCTGCACCCACTGTATTGTCCAAGAAGTTTTCCTGCAAGATCTGCGCCGAGGCCTTCCCCGGCCGAGCTGAGATGGAGAGCCACAAACGGGCCCACGCCGGGCCTACTGCCTTCAAGTGCCCCGACTGCCCCTTCAGCGCTCGCCAGTGGCCTGAAGTCCGGGTAGGTGTTGCCCCTGTGCTTCTGCTGACACTCATTTGTGTAACGAACCTTGACTGAGTACTCCCCAAGCCAGGCCCTCTCCCCACTCTAGGGTCAGAGATGACTCAGCAAGGCCCCAGCTCTCAGGGAGCTCAGTCTGGTGGGGAGGCAAACCAGACGATGTGACTAACGCCCAACAGTGTCCCCAGAGTGGGCAGGGCACAGACAGGGAACAGGTCACGTGGACATGGGGTACTGGGGGAGAcgtcacagaggaggtgatggcTGAGCTGGGCCTGCAGGAGCAGACACAGGTGTGGCAGCGTGAGGCCTGCTCGGGGAAATCCTGGTGGTCTAGAACATGAGGGCACAGTtcaagggaggcagggagatagTGTAGAGAAGGCGAGGGAGGTTGGTTCTGGGGCAGGTTCACATAGTTTTGGGGGGCTCCCTCCGTTCACCGGAGGATTACCAGTTTTCAGATCCAACCACGCGCTGAATCCTCACAGCAGCTCAGTGAGGGGAGCAGGGCCCAGAACCTTAGAAAGTCAGGGCTGGAAGAGACCTTCAGAGGTCCCCTCATCTGAACCTATAAGTTGCATGGGGTAAACTGAGTCTGAGCAAGGACAGGATTTTCCAAGTGACTTAATGACAGAGCCTGTGGCTATCTGTCCCTCTCAGCACCAGATCTTGGTCTGGTCTGTACTTTTTACCAGCTCCTCCCAGATGCACTTCACCTGAGAACAGGTTCCCTGACAGCTGTGTCTGTGGGGAGCCGTCTGTCCTGACCCAGCGGTGCCCCCGGCTCTGCCCCTCCTGCAGGCCCACATGGCCCAGCACTCGAGCCTGCGGCCCCACCAGTGCAGCCAGTGTAGCTTCGCCTCCAAGAACAAGAAAGATCTGCGACGGCACACGCTGACCCACACCAACGAGAAGCCTTTCGCATGCCACCTCTGCGGGCAGCGGTGAGGCGGGGTACCGGGGGGCAGGGGCTGCTGGGCATGCATGGTGGGGCCCCCCCTGAGCCTTGTTCCCTCCCCCTCAGTTTCAACCGGAATGGGCACCTCAAGTTCCATATCCAGCGGCTGCACAGTCCTGAAGGCACAAAGGCAGGGAGCCCTACTGCCCGGGCCCCAGCCCGGACCCCCACCCAAACCATCATCCTGAACAGTGATGACGAGACACTGGCCACACTGCACAGTGAGCTGCCCCTGGGGCCCCAGGGTGGACCAGGGACTTGAGCCACTGCCTCAGAGAGCACCCCTTGGCCAGGGTTGGGGCCAGGGCATTTCAGGTTTCCCTGCAGCCCAAGTGAGCATCCTCCCCTCTCTGCCCAGCCGCACTCCAGTCCAATCACGGGGTCCTGGGCCCTGAGCGGCTACAGCAAGCACTGGGCCAGGAACACATCATCGTGGCCCAGGAGCAAACAGTGACCAATCAGGTGAGAGCCTGGGTTGGGGGCCTTGCTGGCAGGTCACAGGCAGGGGTGGGGACACACAGAGCACTGAGGCTAAAACTAGCTTGGCCCTGGCAGGAGGAAGCCACCTACATCCAAGAGATCACCACAGCAGACGGCCAGACAGTACAGCATCTAGTGACCTCTGACAACCAGGTGAGCTGCTGCCAACCACCTCGGCCACAAGTGGCCCCTTCCCCTCAAGGCccactttggggaggaaaagtacTTTACAAACCACCCCTCCCAAGGGCCATGCTTGCAACTGCCATTGTTGATGGGGGTGTCCCTGGCCCCCTGCTCTGCCTTTCTCGCTGAGCTCCTGGTGAGCGGGGCCCCAGCACCTGCCTCCTCACTACCCTTCTCCAGGTAcagtacataatctcccaggaCGGCGTCCAGCACCTGCTCCCCCAGGAATATGTCGTGGTCCCAGAGGGCCATCACATCCAGGTAGGCCAGGCCTGGGGCAAGGGTAGCGAGTGAGGGGAGGGACATATGACCTCCTTCTGGGATCATCAGCTTGCTGGCTTCCTCTCTCCAGGTACAAGAGGGCCAGATCACACACATCCAGTATGAACAAGGAGCCCCGTTCCTTCAGGAGTCTCAGGTGGGGTCCTTGGGGGACCAGGTAAAGAGGGGGCATGGGCAGGACTCCTCTAAGGCCACATCTCATTGGCTTCTTCCTTCCAGATCCAGTATGTGCCTGTGTCCCCAGGCCAGCAGCTGGTCACACAGGCCCAGCTTGAGGCTGCAGCACACTCAGCTGTCACAGGTATGGGGCTGGACCCTGAGGACCAGGGGGGGCCTGGGGCCCAGGCCTAGCTCCTGGGGCCTCAGGCTCACCATCCTTCCCGCCCCGGCAGCGGTGGCTGATGCTGCCATGGCCcaagcccagggcctgtttgGCACAGAGGAGGCAGTGCCTGAACACATCCAGCAGCTGCAACACCAGGGCATCGAGTACGACGTCATCACTCTGGCTGATGACTGAGCCCCAAGAGCGCAACGCAGACCGTggatattggggccagccctgctgggggtgggagggacccCTCGGGACTCACCTCCCTGCTCCACCTAGGGTTTCCAGATACTGGGCAGCCAGCATCCTGTCACTCCAGGGGAGCCGGACCTGTGCTGCTGGGGTTAGGGGACAGCTATGGGCCCCAGCCAGGACCTGCTGGGCGCCCCAGCCT
Protein-coding sequences here:
- the ZNF335 gene encoding zinc finger protein 335 isoform X1, which gives rise to MEENEVESSSDAAPGPGRPEEPSESGLGVGTSEAVSADSSDAAAAPGPAEADDSGVGQSSDRGRSSLEEVSESSSSTDPLPHGYLPDSSSVSHGPVAGVTGCPRALVHSSALPDPNMLVSDCTASSSDLGSAIDKIIESTIGPDLIQSCITVTSAEDGGAETTRYLILQGPDDGAPMASPMCSSTLARSLAAIEALADGPTSTSTCLEPPEEARGGPSSPAQLPPGSGAEEPDLQSLEAMMEVVVVQQFKCKMCQYRSSTKATLLRHMRERHFRPAAAAAAGKKGRLRKWGTSTKTQEEEGPEEEDDDDIIDAGAIDDLEEDSDYNPAEDEPRGRQLRPQRPTPSTPRPRRRPGRPRKLPRLETLDVPDGVEGGPLVSSQSGQSPSEPQDPEAPSSSGPGRLVAMGKADRAPVDPGVSQSDADNAAPSCQDEPDAPPRRRGRPSRRFLGKKYRKYYYKSPKPLLRPFLCRVCGSRFLSHEDLRFHVNSHEAGDPQLFKCLQCSYRSRRWSSLKEHMFNHVGSKPYKCDECSYTSVYRKDVIRHAAVHRRDRKKRPDPAPKLSSFPCPVCGRVYPMQKRLTQHMKTHSTEKPHMCDKCGKSFKKRYTFKMHLLTHIQAVANRRFKCEFCEFVCEDKKALLNHQLSHVSDKPFKCSFCPYRTFREDFLLSHVAVKHTGAKPFACEYCHFSTRHKKNLRLHVRCRHASSFEEWGRRHPEEPPSRRRPFFSTQQIEELKQQHSAAPGPPPSSAGPPEMPPEAAPFQSPEPPSLLCSDTLGGATIIYQQGAEESTAMATQTALDLLLNMSAQRELGGTALQVAVVKSEDVEAQLASPAGQPSSAGAPQVVTLHVAEPGGNVAAESQLGPPDLRQITLAPGPFGGAGYSVITAPPVEEGTSAPGTPYSEEPPGEAAQAVVVSDSLKEGGTHYIMAADGTQLHHIELTADGSISFPSPETLASGAKWPLLQCGGLPRDGPELPCPARTHRLGDPRGSASPPPTASKALGRVVSPSPPSAPTVLSKKFSCKICAEAFPGRAEMESHKRAHAGPTAFKCPDCPFSARQWPEVRAHMAQHSSLRPHQCSQCSFASKNKKDLRRHTLTHTNEKPFACHLCGQRFNRNGHLKFHIQRLHSPEGTKAGSPTARAPARTPTQTIILNSDDETLATLHTALQSNHGVLGPERLQQALGQEHIIVAQEQTVTNQEEATYIQEITTADGQTVQHLVTSDNQVQYIISQDGVQHLLPQEYVVVPEGHHIQVQEGQITHIQYEQGAPFLQESQIQYVPVSPGQQLVTQAQLEAAAHSAVTAVADAAMAQAQGLFGTEEAVPEHIQQLQHQGIEYDVITLADD
- the ZNF335 gene encoding zinc finger protein 335 isoform X2 — encoded protein: MEENEVESSSDAAPGPGRPEEPSESGLGVGTSEAVSADSSDAAAAPGPAEADDSGVGQSSDRGRSSLEEVSESSSSTDPLPHGYLPDSSSVSHGPVAGVTGCPRALVHSSALPDPNMLVSDCTASSSDLGSAIDKIIESTIGPDLIQSCITVTSAEDGGAETTRYLILQGPDDGAPMASPMCSSTLARSLAAIEALADGPTSTSTCLEPPEEARGGPSSPAQLPPGSGAEEPDLQSLEAMMEVVVVQQFKCKMCQYRSSTKATLLRHMRERHFRPAAAAAGKKGRLRKWGTSTKTQEEEGPEEEDDDDIIDAGAIDDLEEDSDYNPAEDEPRGRQLRPQRPTPSTPRPRRRPGRPRKLPRLETLDVPDGVEGGPLVSSQSGQSPSEPQDPEAPSSSGPGRLVAMGKADRAPVDPGVSQSDADNAAPSCQDEPDAPPRRRGRPSRRFLGKKYRKYYYKSPKPLLRPFLCRVCGSRFLSHEDLRFHVNSHEAGDPQLFKCLQCSYRSRRWSSLKEHMFNHVGSKPYKCDECSYTSVYRKDVIRHAAVHRRDRKKRPDPAPKLSSFPCPVCGRVYPMQKRLTQHMKTHSTEKPHMCDKCGKSFKKRYTFKMHLLTHIQAVANRRFKCEFCEFVCEDKKALLNHQLSHVSDKPFKCSFCPYRTFREDFLLSHVAVKHTGAKPFACEYCHFSTRHKKNLRLHVRCRHASSFEEWGRRHPEEPPSRRRPFFSTQQIEELKQQHSAAPGPPPSSAGPPEMPPEAAPFQSPEPPSLLCSDTLGGATIIYQQGAEESTAMATQTALDLLLNMSAQRELGGTALQVAVVKSEDVEAQLASPAGQPSSAGAPQVVTLHVAEPGGNVAAESQLGPPDLRQITLAPGPFGGAGYSVITAPPVEEGTSAPGTPYSEEPPGEAAQAVVVSDSLKEGGTHYIMAADGTQLHHIELTADGSISFPSPETLASGAKWPLLQCGGLPRDGPELPCPARTHRLGDPRGSASPPPTASKALGRVVSPSPPSAPTVLSKKFSCKICAEAFPGRAEMESHKRAHAGPTAFKCPDCPFSARQWPEVRAHMAQHSSLRPHQCSQCSFASKNKKDLRRHTLTHTNEKPFACHLCGQRFNRNGHLKFHIQRLHSPEGTKAGSPTARAPARTPTQTIILNSDDETLATLHTALQSNHGVLGPERLQQALGQEHIIVAQEQTVTNQEEATYIQEITTADGQTVQHLVTSDNQVQYIISQDGVQHLLPQEYVVVPEGHHIQVQEGQITHIQYEQGAPFLQESQIQYVPVSPGQQLVTQAQLEAAAHSAVTAVADAAMAQAQGLFGTEEAVPEHIQQLQHQGIEYDVITLADD